From Homalodisca vitripennis isolate AUS2020 chromosome 1, UT_GWSS_2.1, whole genome shotgun sequence, the proteins below share one genomic window:
- the LOC124355873 gene encoding venom allergen 5.01-like, giving the protein MPLAELLTLIILCEVVKLFEIHSFDYCDIKDCKPRDHTMCKYPPHKPDCDLEHSGLSTKHRKKILNLHNKLRQKVARGEEDGQPPAADMMKLSWNNEAEDIAQRWSERCQKGHDSCRIMMDGTSAGQNVAALTSNTSDRTLTVTRCFNSWYEEVKYVTNSTIHKFNSSYVDNGTAIGDYTALVNSKTKQIGCGYVERCAEKEVFHDVILVCNYVPSGNVLNEAVYKEGDHSTACPEGSVRSMRYPGLCTDEKDEYEDVPKRSWAIRLHPPFNPFVLPLICLHIVLKRS; this is encoded by the coding sequence ATGCCATTGGCCGAATTATTAACATTGATTATATTATGTGAggtagtaaaattatttgaaatccatagTTTCGACTACTGTGATATAAAAGATTGCAAACCGAGAGATCACACTATGTGCAAATATCCCCCTCACAAACCGGATTGTGACTTGGAGCATTCTGGTCTGTCCACCAAGCATCGGAAGAAAATCCTGAATTTGCACAACAAGTTGAGACAGAAGGTCGCTCGCGGGGAGGAGGATGGCCAGCCTCCTGCCGCGGATATGATGAAGCTGTCGTGGAACAACGAGGCGGAGGATATCGCCCAGAGGTGGTCCGAGAGGTGCCAGAAAGGCCATGACTCTTGCAGAATTATGATGGACGGTACGAGCGCAGGCCAGAACGTGGCAGCTCTAACTTCAAACACATCCGACAGGACACTAACTGTCACCCGTTGCTTCAACTCGTGGTACGAGGAGGTAAAGTACGTTACGAACAGTACGATCCATAAATTCAACTCCAGTTATGTTGATAACGGTACCGCCATCGGAGACTACACCGCCCTTGTCAACTCCAAAACCAAGCAGATAGGGTGTGGCTACGTGGAAAGGTGCGCTGAAAAAGAGGTATTCCACGATGTTATCCTAGTCTGCAATTACGTGCCGTCCGGGAACGTGTTGAATGAGGCGGTCTACAAGGAGGGGGACCACTCCACCGCCTGTCCTGAAGGATCTGTGCGCAGTATGAGATATCCTGGACTCTGTACTGACGAAAAAGACGAGTATGAAGATGTACCCAAGCGATCATGGGCAATACGTCTTCATCCACCCTTTAACCCTTTTGTTCTCCCCTTGATATGcttacatattgttttaaaacgttcCTAG
- the LOC124355883 gene encoding venom allergen 3-like, with the protein MTFIKFLLIVVLCRLKEIKGFNYCKVSGCKPRDHTMCKYPANKPDCKLVHAGLDDEQRKAILKKHNRLRQKVAVGNETKQPAAANMMKLSWNYEAEDIAQRWTERCPTVHDSCRRMKDGTAVGQNIMSLLRNTGTTNRSGVANHCIQHWYNEVESLDTDQIEGFTSIYSYDDLIVGHYTAIVSSDTKQLGCGYVEKGLVQTDMMAIILTCNYVPTGNVKNRPIYKVGAACSACPKGSKCSVRYPGLCTDEEDEYNDIPKHRDKHKPRRAQAISIHPSLSSLVVLFVHVYFRNALV; encoded by the coding sequence ATGACGTtcataaaattcttattaattgtagttttgtgtagactaaaagaaataaagggTTTTAACTACTGTAAGGTAAGTGGGTGTAAACCGAGAGACCACACTATGTGCAAGTATCCCGCGAATAAGCCCGACTGTAAGTTAGTGCATGCAGGCCTGGACGACGAACAGCGGAAGGCGATTCTGAAAAAGCACAATCGGTTAAGACAGAAAGTAGCCGTGGGAAACGAGACCAAACAACCGGCGGCCGCGAATATGATGAAGCTCTCATGGAACTACGAGGCGGAGGACATCGCTCAGAGGTGGACAGAGAGATGTCCAACTGTTCATGATTCGTGCAGAAGGATGAAGGATGGAACGGCCGTAGGACAGAACATAATGAGTCTACTCCGAAACACCGGTACGACCAACAGATCAGGGGTTGCAAATCATTGTATCCAACATTGGTACAACGAGGTGGAATCCTTGGATACAGACCAGATCGAAGGCTTTACTTCTATATATAGTTATGACGATCTGATTGTAGGCCACTACACCGCCATCGTCAGTTCTGATACTAAACAGTTGGGATGTGGATACGTAGAAAAGGGTTTAGTTCAAACTGACATGATGGCAATCATACTAACGTGCAACTATGTACCCACCGGAAACGTGAAAAACAGGCCGATCTACAAAGTAGGAGCAGCTTGCAGCGCTTGCCCCAAAGGATCCAAGTGCAGCGTGAGGTATCCTGGCCTTTGTACGGATGAGGAGGACGAGTATAACGACATTCCCAAACATAGAGACAAACACAAACCCAGACGAGCCCAGGCGATAAGCATCCATCCCTCTTTATCCTCTTTGGTTGTACTCTTCGTTCACGTATACTTTAGAAACGCCCTGGTATAA
- the LOC124355893 gene encoding venom allergen 3-like has protein sequence MTEDKFDCDGCIMAFTKFQVIIALCGVLNETRGFNYCKVNGCKPREHTMCKYPANKPDCRVLRVGLDDDQREAILETHNKLRQKVAQGREEDQPAAANMMKLSWNYEAENIAQRWTERCPTDGHDSCRRMKDGTPVGQNVRILSRFFVGPNRTVVVADIVKQWYDEVDYMDSRSVYDFTSVYGLRNMIVGDYTAIVNSDTKQVGCGYVEKDYFRFDKLGSILTCNYVPSGNVKHRPIYKVGAACSACPNGSKCSVRYPGLCTDEEDEYNDVPKHRDKHKPRLAQAISIHPCLSTFAVLFVHVYFYENGLS, from the coding sequence ATGACCGAAGACAAGTTTGATTGTGATGGTTGCATTATGGCATTCACAAAATTTCAAGTGATTATTGCTTTGTGTGGAGTATTAAACGAGACAAGAGGTTTTAACTACTGTAAGGTAAACGGGTGCAAACCGAGGGAACACACTATGTGCAAATATCCCGCAAACAAGCCCGACTGTAGAGTGTTAAGGGTGGGACTAGACGATGATCAGCGCGAGGCAATTTTGGAAACTCACAATAAATTAAGGCAGAAAGTAGCCCAAGGgagagaagaagaccaaccggcGGCAGCGAATATGATGAAGCTCTCGTGGAACTACGAAGCGGAGAACATCGCTCAGAGGTGGACAGAGAGGTGCCCAACTGATGGTCATGATTCCTGCAGAAGGATGAAGGATGGAACGCCCGTAGGACAGAATGTACGGATTTTATCCAGATTCTTTGTAGGACCGAACAGGACAGTAGTTGTAGCCGATATCGTAAAACAGTGGTACGATGAGGTGGATTACATGGATTCAAGGAGTGTATACGATTTTACTTCTGTGTACGGTTTAAGAAATATGATTGTAGGCGACTATACTGCTATCGTCAATTCTGACACTAAGCAGGTTGGATGTGGCTACGTAGAAAAggattattttagatttgataAGTTGGGATCCATACTAACATGCAACTATGTACCCTCCGGGAACGTGAAACACAGGCCGATCTACAAAGTAGGAGCAGCTTGCAGCGCTTGTCCTAATGGATCCAAGTGCAGCGTGAGGTATCCTGGCCTTTGTACGGATGAGGAGGACGAATATAACGACGTTCCCAAACATAGAGACAAACACAAACCCAGACTAGCCCAGGCGATAAGCATTCATCCCTGTTTATCTACTTTCGCTGTACTCTTCGTTCACGTGTACTTTTATGAAAATGGCCTGTCATAA
- the LOC124355900 gene encoding scoloptoxin SSD976-like, with translation MAFTKFQVIIALCGVLNETRGFNYCKVNGCRPREHTMCKYPANKPDCKVVKVGLDDDQRETILETHNKLRQKVAQGREEDQPAAANMMKLSWNYEAENIAQRWTERCPIDNDSCRRMKDGTAVGQNVHVLHRYVEATNRTKIVDKIIKHWYEEVSFVHPTSVFDFTSVHGVSNEMIGHYTAIVNSNTKQLGCGYVEMDHFRNDRVGSILTCNYVPSGNVKHRPIYKMGPGCSACPKGSKCSVRYPGLCTDEKDEYKDIPKHKPRGAQSIRINPSLSSLVVLFVHVYCYENGLS, from the coding sequence ATGGCTTTCACGAAATTTCAAGTGATTATTGCTCTGTGTGGAGTATTAAACGAGACAAGGGGTTTTAACTACTGTAAGGTAAACGGGTGCAGACCGAGGGAACACACTATGTGCAAATATCCCGCAAACAAGCCCGACTGTAAAGTGGTGAAGGTGGGACTAGACGATGATCAGCGCGAGACAATTTTGGAAACTCACAATAAATTAAGGCAGAAAGTAGCCCAAGGgagagaagaagaccaaccggcGGCAGCGAATATGATGAAGCTCTCGTGGAACTACGAAGCGGAGAACATCGCTCAGAGGTGGACAGAAAGGTGCCCAATTGATAATGATTCGTGCAGAAGGATGAAGGATGGAACGGCCGTAGGACAGAATGTACACGTTTTACACCGCTACGTTGAAGCAACGAATAGGACAAAAATTGTagacaaaatcataaaacattggTACGAAGAGGTGAGTTTCGTGCATCCTACGAGTGTATTCGATTTTACTTCTGTGCATGGTGTAAGCAATGAGATGATAGGCCACTACACCGCCATCGTCAATTCTAACACTAAACAGTTAGGGTGTGGCTACGTAGAAATGGATCATTTTAGAAATGATAGGGTTGGATCCATACTAACATGCAACTATGTACCCTCCGGGAACGTGAAACACAGGCCGATCTACAAAATGGGACCAGGTTGCAGTGCTTGCCCTAAGGGATCCAAGTGCAGCGTGAGGTATCCTGGCCTTTGTACGGATGAGAAAGACGAATATAAGGACATTCCCAAACACAAACCTAGAGGAGCTCAGTCGATAAGAATAAACCCCTCATTATCTTCTTTAGTTGTCCTCTTCGTTCACGTTTACTGCTATGAAAACGGTCTATCATAA
- the LOC124355909 gene encoding scoloptoxin SSD976-like: MAFTKFQVIIALCGVLNETRGFNYCKVNGCRPREHTMCKYPANKPDCKVVYVGLDDDQRETILETHNKLRQKVALGNETKQPAAANMMKLTWNYEAENIAQRWTERCPIDHDSCRRLKDGTAVGQNIEFLHRYFKITNRTEILDRSVHQWYKEVTYLQPTSVYGFTSLHGISNEIIGHYTAIVNSNTKQLGCGYVEKDFFRNDKVGSILTCNYVPSGNVKNKPIYKVGAACSACPNGSKCSVRYPGLCTDEKDEYNDIPKHRDKHKPRGAQAISIRPSLSSLVVLFVHVYSFGNAL; encoded by the coding sequence ATGGCTTTCACAAAATTTCAAGTGATTATTGCTTTGTGTGGAGTATTAAACGAGACAAGGGGTTTTAACTACTGTAAGGTAAACGGGTGCAGACCGAGGGAACACACTATGTGCAAATATCCCGCAAACAAGCCCGACTGTAAAGTGGTGTATGTGGGACTGGACGATGATCAGCGCGAGACAATTTTGGAAACTCACAATAAATTGAGGCAGAAAGTAGCCCTGGGAAACGAGACCAAACAACCGGCAGCCGCGAACATGATGAAACTCACGTGGAACTACGAAGCGGAGAACATCGCTCAGAGGTGGACAGAGAGGTGCCCAATAGATCATGATTCGTGTAGAAGGTTGAAGGATGGAACGGCCGTAGGACAGAATATAGAGTTTTTACACCGATACTTTAAAATAACGAATAGGACAGAAATTTTAGACCGTAGCGTACATCAATGGTACAAAGAGGTGACTTACTTGCAACCAACGAGTGTATACGGTTTTACCTCCTTGCATGGTATAAGCAATGAGATTATAGGCCACTACACCGCCATCGTCAATTCTAACACTAAACAGTTGGGGTGTGGCTACGTAGAAAAGGATTTTTTTAGAAATGATAAGGTTGGATCCATACTAACATGCAACTATGTACCCTCCGGAAACGTGAAAAACAAGCCGATCTACAAAGTAGGAGCAGCTTGCAGTGCTTGCCCTAATGGATCCAAGTGCAGCGTGAGGTATCCTGGCCTTTGTACGGATGAGAAGGACGAGTATAACGACATTCCCAAACATAGAGACAAACACAAACCCAGAGGAGCCCAGGCGATAAGCATCCGTCCCTCATTATCATCTTTGGTTGTACTCTTCGTTCACGTGTACTCGTTTGGAAACGCCCTGTAA
- the LOC124355920 gene encoding scoloptoxin SSD976-like, whose product MTITKFLVIMTLCGILKETEGYDYCTVKGCQPREHTMCKYPANKPDCKVARLGLDVEHRKELLKVHNELRQKVAQGKEEGQPPAANMMKLSWNNEAEDIAQRWAERCTFAHDKCRTMKDGTRAGQNLAKASINSEVDTISKIVVKCIGSFYSEVEFMDPAVVASFQGTTGKDGKDIGHYTALVSSNTTQVGCGFVQKKEIYSNKFQDIFLVCNYVPTGNLLYMPLYKEGPACSECPSGSRCSERYPGLCTNEKNEYEDIPKRPKRAQAISLHPSWSLLVVLFFIQTY is encoded by the coding sequence ATGACAATCACAAAATTCTTAGTGATTATGACTTTATGTGGAATCCTTAAGGAAACAGAGGGTTACGACTACTGTACGGTGAAAGGTTGCCAACCGAGAGAACACACTATGTGCAAGTATCCCGCTAATAAGCCCGACTGCAAGGTGGCGAGGTTGGGGCTGGACGTCGAACATCGGAAGGAGCTTCTGAAAGTACACAATGAGTTGAGGCAGAAAGTGGCCCAAGGGAAGGAAGAAGGCCAGCCACCGGCCGCTAATATGATGAAGCTGAGCTGGAACAACGAAGCGGAGGACATCGCTCAGAGGTGGGCTGAGCGGTGCACATTTGCCCATGACAAGTGTAGAACTATGAAGGATGGAACGCGCGCAGGACAGAACTTAGCAAAAGCATCCATAAACTCAGAAGTAGACACCATTTCAAAGATTGTAGTGAAGTGCATCGGAAGTTTTTACAGTGAAGTGGAGTTTATGGATCCCGCCGTTGTCGCCAGCTTCCAAGGCACTACTGGTAAAGATGGCAAGGACATCGGGCACTACACTGCTCTCGTCAGTTCCAACACCACGCAAGTGGGCTGTGGCTTCgtacaaaaaaaagaaatttattccAATAAATTCCAGGACATTTTCTTAGTTTGCAACTACGTGCCTACAGGGAATTTGTTATACATGCCCCTCTACAAAGAGGGGCCGGCTTGCAGCGAATGCCCCAGTGGATCCAGGTGCAGCGAAAGGTACCCAGGGCTTTGTACTAACGAGAAAAACGAATATGAAGATATACCCAAACGACCCAAACGAGCCCAAGCGATAAGCCTGCATCCATCTTGGTCTCTTCTAGTTGTCCTGTTCTTCATACAAACATACTAA